A single Bacillus sp. HMF5848 DNA region contains:
- a CDS encoding AGE family epimerase/isomerase gives MNTFKHEVTKELTEHILPFWMKQKDDIYGGFYGEVDYNLNVHQQANKGGIITSRFLWTFSAAYRVTNDKTYLNIATHLYNFLINKVYDHEHKGLYWMVDYKGTPIDTRKHVYTQSFGIYALSEYFRATQNEEALKMAKDLFELIEEKGYNQSINAYREEFDRQWNEVPNEMLSENGVMAEITMNTTIHVLEAYTTLYKVWPTEQVKSRIENLLRILYENIYDKETKFLGVFFDMNWNSIINLKSFGHDIEASWLIDEAIKAIKLEKPEYHQMVIDIAYNIANYAIQNDGSLINEQENDLLDKTRVWWVQAEAMVGFLNAYQRTHDHMFLKIIQNLWEYTKQNIIDSRENGEWIWSVEANGQPTKRNIGDPWKGSYHNGRFCLEIIERMSV, from the coding sequence GTGAATACATTTAAACATGAGGTAACAAAAGAACTAACCGAACATATTTTACCCTTTTGGATGAAACAAAAAGATGATATATACGGTGGATTTTATGGAGAAGTCGATTATAATCTAAACGTGCATCAACAAGCTAATAAAGGTGGAATAATTACATCCAGGTTTCTTTGGACGTTCTCAGCAGCATATCGAGTTACAAATGATAAAACTTACTTGAATATAGCTACACATCTATACAATTTTTTAATAAACAAAGTATATGATCATGAACATAAAGGTCTATATTGGATGGTAGATTACAAAGGTACCCCAATAGATACCAGAAAACATGTGTACACACAATCGTTTGGCATCTATGCTTTAAGTGAATACTTCCGTGCCACCCAAAATGAAGAAGCACTTAAAATGGCAAAGGATTTATTTGAACTAATAGAAGAAAAGGGTTATAACCAATCGATAAATGCTTATAGGGAAGAGTTCGATCGGCAGTGGAATGAAGTTCCGAATGAAATGTTAAGTGAAAATGGTGTAATGGCAGAAATTACGATGAATACAACTATTCATGTGTTAGAAGCCTATACTACTTTATATAAGGTGTGGCCTACCGAGCAAGTAAAAAGCAGGATTGAGAATTTACTGCGAATTTTATATGAGAATATTTATGATAAAGAAACAAAGTTTTTAGGTGTATTCTTTGATATGAATTGGAATAGCATCATTAACCTAAAATCGTTTGGTCATGATATTGAAGCAAGCTGGTTAATTGATGAGGCAATCAAGGCTATTAAACTTGAAAAACCTGAATATCACCAGATGGTAATTGATATCGCTTACAATATAGCTAATTATGCAATACAAAATGATGGCTCGCTTATAAATGAGCAAGAAAATGATTTACTTGATAAAACTAGAGTATGGTGGGTGCAAGCAGAGGCGATGGTTGGCTTTCTTAACGCGTACCAACGCACACATGATCACATGTTCCTCAAAATTATTCAAAATTTATGGGAATATACGAAACAAAACATTATAGATTCCCGTGAGAATGGTGAATGGATATGGTCAGTGGAAGCTAATGGTCAACCAACGAAACGCAATATAGGAGACCCTTGGAAAGGTTCTTATCACAACGGAAGATTCTGTTTAGAAATTATAGAAAGGATGTCAGTATAA
- a CDS encoding glycosidase, translated as MMHEKYFELKEKQEALLTRKNEINEEFYNGVYDRYEYPVITRHHVPLHWRFDLNKETNPFFMERLGINAAFNAGALYLNEKYYLVVRTEGLDRKSFFALAESDTGIDNFRFIGKPLTWEDIDEDETNIYDMRLVKHEDGWIYGVYCSEAKDPDATPFDTSSAVAQAGLVRTKDLKNWERLPNIQTKSPQQRNVVLHPEFVNGKYAFYTRPQDGFISTGSGGGIAWGVCDSIENPVINKEEVIDERRYHTVYEVKNGQGPAPIKTEKGWIHIAHGVRNTAAGLRYVLYTFATSLDDPKQVIAKPGGHFIAPYDDERIGDVSNVIFCNGAVVNENNDVFIYYASSDTRMHVATTTIDKLVDYTFNTPEDPFRSLPCAIQRGELIEKNENLLKQNS; from the coding sequence ATGATGCATGAAAAGTATTTTGAATTAAAAGAGAAGCAAGAAGCTTTACTAACTAGAAAAAATGAGATTAACGAAGAATTTTATAACGGAGTGTATGACCGTTATGAATACCCGGTCATAACACGTCACCATGTCCCTCTTCATTGGAGATTTGACTTAAATAAAGAAACAAATCCGTTCTTTATGGAAAGACTAGGAATTAACGCGGCGTTTAATGCTGGTGCACTTTATTTAAATGAAAAATATTATTTAGTAGTGCGTACAGAAGGACTAGACAGAAAGTCTTTCTTTGCGTTAGCTGAAAGTGATACGGGAATTGATAACTTTAGGTTTATTGGCAAACCTCTTACGTGGGAAGATATTGATGAGGATGAAACTAACATATATGATATGCGCCTAGTTAAGCATGAAGATGGCTGGATTTATGGTGTTTACTGTTCAGAAGCTAAGGATCCTGATGCGACGCCATTTGATACTTCAAGCGCTGTTGCACAAGCTGGGCTAGTGAGAACAAAGGATTTGAAAAATTGGGAGAGACTTCCGAATATCCAAACAAAATCACCGCAACAGCGAAATGTTGTACTTCATCCGGAGTTTGTTAATGGAAAGTATGCGTTCTACACGCGTCCACAGGATGGATTTATCTCAACTGGATCTGGTGGCGGTATTGCGTGGGGGGTGTGTGATAGTATTGAAAACCCCGTGATTAATAAAGAAGAAGTGATAGATGAAAGAAGATATCACACTGTCTATGAGGTGAAAAATGGTCAAGGACCAGCGCCTATTAAAACAGAAAAAGGTTGGATTCATATCGCTCATGGTGTGCGAAATACTGCAGCGGGGTTAAGATATGTCTTGTATACATTTGCTACAAGCTTAGATGATCCAAAACAGGTTATTGCAAAACCAGGAGGTCATTTTATTGCACCATATGATGACGAGCGTATAGGTGATGTTTCTAACGTCATATTCTGTAATGGTGCGGTTGTAAATGAGAATAATGATGTCTTTATTTATTATGCTTCAAGTGATACGCGTATGCATGTCGCAACCACGACAATAGATAAGCTTGTCGATTATACGTTTAACACACCTGAAGACCCTTTCCGTTCATTGCCTTGTGCAATTCAACGTGGGGAGTTAATAGAGAAAAATGAAAACTTGTTGAAACAGAACAGTTAA
- a CDS encoding LacI family DNA-binding transcriptional regulator: MKSNVTMRDIADKLGVSSVTVSKALNDKDGVSEELKEKIKQLAEEMGYRYNAAAKSMREGFSYNIGVIIPERFTGESQSFYLKMYQYITRVLETYGYYGILHILDNEDEEHVNLPRIYYEKRVDGLIILGQTSKGYIEKIQQVEMPKLFLDFYDEHADVDSVITDNFYGAYEMTNYLIRNGHKDIAYVGNLYSTSSIQDRFLGYYKSLLEHRMILRDELVLNDRDERGKYIDIELPDKLPTAFVCNCDQVAHNLINKLKKLGYAVPNDVSVVGFDNDIYATITEPQLTTVEVDIEEMANTAVKFIIEKIKNKNKSYGRVLVKGRIIIRDSVRKI; the protein is encoded by the coding sequence ATGAAAAGTAATGTAACAATGCGGGATATTGCTGACAAGCTTGGAGTTAGTAGTGTTACTGTTTCTAAGGCTTTAAATGATAAAGATGGTGTAAGTGAAGAATTAAAAGAAAAGATTAAGCAACTAGCAGAAGAAATGGGATATCGTTATAATGCAGCTGCAAAATCTATGAGAGAAGGTTTTTCTTACAATATAGGTGTAATCATTCCAGAAAGATTCACAGGAGAAAGTCAATCTTTTTATTTAAAAATGTATCAATACATCACAAGAGTTCTTGAGACATACGGCTATTATGGAATATTGCATATCCTAGACAACGAGGATGAAGAACATGTCAATTTACCCCGTATTTATTATGAAAAAAGAGTAGATGGTCTTATTATTCTTGGACAAACAAGTAAAGGGTACATTGAAAAAATACAACAAGTAGAAATGCCTAAACTATTTTTAGATTTTTATGATGAACACGCTGATGTTGATTCAGTTATAACAGATAACTTTTATGGTGCGTATGAAATGACTAACTACTTGATAAGAAATGGACACAAAGATATTGCATATGTGGGAAATCTTTATTCAACAAGTAGTATTCAAGACCGCTTCTTAGGTTACTATAAATCTCTATTAGAGCACAGAATGATCCTTCGTGATGAATTGGTCTTAAATGATAGAGATGAACGAGGTAAGTACATTGATATCGAACTTCCAGATAAGCTCCCTACTGCTTTCGTATGTAATTGTGACCAAGTAGCTCATAATCTGATCAATAAGCTTAAAAAATTAGGATACGCTGTTCCAAATGATGTGTCCGTCGTTGGTTTTGATAACGATATATACGCTACAATCACAGAGCCTCAATTAACAACTGTTGAGGTTGATATTGAAGAGATGGCAAACACAGCGGTTAAATTTATTATAGAGAAAATTAAAAATAAAAATAAAAGCTACGGCAGAGTATTAGTAAAAGGTAGAATTATAATAAGAGACTCCGTACGGAAAATTTAA